The following are encoded together in the Brassica oleracea var. oleracea cultivar TO1000 unplaced genomic scaffold, BOL UnpScaffold01239, whole genome shotgun sequence genome:
- the LOC106321122 gene encoding E3 ubiquitin-protein ligase SINA-like 7, whose translation MEGCSEDEMRLTDSSSSQKRQRTSTESEEKKKRTGTLLDLDATDCPVCFDSLTIPIFQCENGHVACSTCCGKLRQKCATCSLTMASRNRALERILELLTVPCPNDGCSETVLYSETSTHVKHCAYTHRPCPFSSCDFICSFKDLYEHCVAAKHCESSDTFECGTAMYIIRPLSGKRIILKEETTEGGGGGEGEIVVVECFQMPQGRIIYASCIGPGTDVFSCKFELYPASGRRLSSESKLERVGEVSDELPGGSVMFVPSFS comes from the exons ATGGAAGGTTGCTCCGAGGACGAGATGAGACTGACCGACAGTAGTAGTTCGCAAAAGAGGCAACGTACTTCAACCGAAtctgaggagaagaagaaacgcACCGGGACGCTGCTGGATCTGGATGCTACGGACTGTCCCGTTTGCTTTGATTCTCTCACCATTCCCATCTTTCAG TGTGAGAATGGTCATGTAGCATGCTCTACTTGCTGCGGAAAGCTGCGTCAGAAATGTGCAACATGCTCCTTAACCATGGCTTCCCGCAACAGAGCTTTGGAACGGATTCTCGAGCTACTTACAGTTCCATGTCCAAATGATGGTTGCTCCGAGACTGTCCTTTATTCTGAAACATCAACACATGTAAAGCACTGTGCTTACACCCACCGTCCTTGCCCTTTTAGCAGCTGCGACTTCATTTGCTCCTTCAAGGATTTATATGAACACTGCGTTGCTGCTAAACACTGCGAGTCCTCAGACACGTTTGAATGTGGAACGGCCATGTATATAATAAGACCCTTAAGTGGTAAGAGGATCATTCTCAAGGAAGAGACTAcagaaggaggaggagggggAGAAGGAGAAATTGTTGTTGTGGAGTGTTTCCAGATGCCTCAAGGTCGAATTATATATGCTAGCTGTATTGGGCCAGGAACAGACGTGTTCTCCTGTAAATTCGAGCTGTATCCAGCTTCGGGTAGGCGTTTGTCTTCTGAATCAAAACTCGAAAGAGTCGGTGAAGTAAGCGATGAACTACCAGGTGGGTCTGTTATGTTTGTTCCAAGTTTTTCATAA